The Glycine soja cultivar W05 chromosome 6, ASM419377v2, whole genome shotgun sequence genome has a window encoding:
- the LOC114416462 gene encoding U-box domain-containing protein 18-like — MADKINNSCEHQRRPLSFPAVRPCVSTSPSTLLASLITLAQNICNFHSNSFVFHRRNVRETTRQIAILLVLFQELHDRGSIIPHSIRLCFSDLHVTFQKIHFLMQDCSRESARLWMLTKSQFIATQFRVLVREVAIVLDAIPVCCIDINNEIKELVELVTKQANRGNLQLDRNDENEAKRLRFLLAQLERGIEPDVDVVKSVLNYLEIKSWTSCNKEIKFLEDELDFNEEEVSLLNSLIGFLCYSRVVIFETIDYQSSGMKQIEAKCSMEMLSCVVPEDFRCPISLEIMTDPVTISSGQTYNRASIQKWFNSGNLICPKTREKLASTELVPNTALKKLIQKFCSENGVIVVNPIDHNQTVTKTSDAGSPAAAHAMQFLSWFLSRRLVFGTEEQKTKAAYEIRLLAKSSVFNRACLVEMGTVPPLLDLLAADDRNLQESAISALMKLSKHTSGQKLIIESRGLAPILKVLKRGLSLEARHVAAAVIFYLSSSKEYRKLIGENPDVIPALVEMVKEETTFGKNNSVVAIFGLLLRRKNHAIVLSAGAVPVLVNTLASSGNANLVTDSLAVLVALAESVEGAYALLRAEALPLVAKILQSATSRSGKEYCASILLALCVNVGAEVTGVLAKEASVMPSLYSLLTDGTPHAAKKARALINVILEFSDKRFSGTVGSSVSRQRLVNLN; from the coding sequence ATGGCCGATAAAATCAACAATTCATGCGAACATCAACGCCGTCCCCTATCGTTCCCCGCCGTGCGTCCCTGCGTATCAACATCTCCCTCCACCCTCCTCGCCTCCCTCATCACCCTCGCCCAAAACATATGCAACTTCCATTCCAATTCCTTTGTTTTTCACCGCAGAAATGTTAGAGAAACAACGCGCCAGATCGCGATTCTCCTCGTGCTCTTCCAAGAACTCCACGACCGTGGTTCAATCATCCCTCACTCTATCCGCCTCTGCTTCTCTGACCTCCACGTCACCTTCCAGAAGATCCACTTCTTAATGCAAGACTGCTCCCGCGAAAGCGCGCGCCTCTGGATGCTAACGAAATCCCAATTCATCGCTACGCAGTTTCGCGTCCTCGTTCGCGAAGTGGCGATAGTACTAGATGCAATACCCGTGTGTTGCATTGATATAAACAATGAAATAAAAGAGCTAGTTGAGTTAGTGACCAAGCAGGCCAATAGAGGCAACCTCCAACTCGACCGAAACGACGAGAATGAAGCAAAACGACTTCGTTTCCTTCTGGCCCAGCTCGAGAGAGGAATCGAGCCTGACGTGGACGTAGTGAAATCAGTACTCAATTACCTTGAGATAAAAAGTTGGACATCTTGTAACAAAGAGATAAAATTCCTTGAAGACGAATTGGATTTCAATGAGGAAGAGGTTAGTTTGCTGAATAGTTTAATAGGATTCTTGTGTTACTCTAGAGTTGTCATATTTGAAACAATTGATTACCAATCTTCTGGAATGAAACAAATTGAAGCAAAGTGCAGCATGGAGATGCTAAGCTGTGTAGTACCAGAAGATTTCCGGTGTCCGATTTCGCTTGAGATAATGACTGATCCTGTAACCATATCATCTGGCCAGACCTATAACAGAGCCTCAATTCAGAAATGGTTTAATTCAGGAAACCTAATATGTCCCAAAACACGCGAAAAACTTGCCAGCACAGAACTTGTCCCCAACACAGCGCTTAAAAAGCTTATCCAGAAATTCTGTTCCGAAAACGGCGTTATAGTCGTGAATCCGATTGATCATAATCAAACAGTAACCAAAACAAGCGACGCAGGCAGCCCCGCCGCAGCACACGCCATGCAGTTTTTGTCATGGTTTCTCTCCAGGAGGCTCGTGTTCGGAACCGAGGAACAGAAAACCAAAGCAGCGTACGAGATTCGTTTGCTGGCGAAGTCCAGCGTTTTCAACAGGGCGTGTTTGGTGGAAATGGGAACTGTGCCGCCACTTTTGGATCTTCTCGCCGCAGACGACAGAAACTTGCAAGAGAGCGCAATCAGTGCTCTGATGAAGCTCTCGAAGCACACCAGCGGCCAGAAACTCATAATTGAGAGCAGAGGCTTGGCGCCGATTCTCAAAGTTCTCAAAAGAGGGCTCAGCTTAGAAGCGCGCCACGTGGCAGCCGCGGTTATATTCTACCTTTCTTCATCAAAAGAGTACCGAAAACTAATAGGGGAAAACCCCGATGTGATTCCCGCGTTGGTGGAAATGGTGAAAGAAGAAACAACTTTTGGAAAAAACAATTCCGTGGTTGCGATCTTCGGACTTCTCTTGCGTCGGAAAAACCACGCGATTGTGTTATCAGCGGGTGCGGTTCCTGTTCTTGTTAATACGTTAGCTTCTTCGGGTAACGCTAATCTTGTTACAGATTCCTTGGCCGTTCTGGTGGCGTTGGCGGAGAGTGTGGAAGGGGCTTATGCTCTGTTACGAGCAGAGGCGTTGCCTTTGGTGGCTAAGATTTTGCAATCTGCTACTTCGCGCTCAGGGAAGGAGTACTGTGCGTCCATTTTGCTGGCTCTCTGTGTTAATGTTGGTGCGGAAGTGACCGGTGTTCTGGCCAAGGAGGCTTCGGTTATGCCTTCGCTGTATTCGCTTCTGACGGACGGTACTCCTCACGCGGCCAAGAAAGCGCGTGCGCTCATCAATGTTATACTTGAGTTCAGCGACAAGAGGTTTTCTGGAACCGTGGGTTCCTCTGTCTCGCGGCAAAGGTTGGTTAACTTGAACTAG
- the LOC114414033 gene encoding probable cyclic nucleotide-gated ion channel 16, with the protein MSSDLYRFAVSSHFSSFPKSFSLRKKVPWWYQILDPRSRFVARWNRTFLYVCIVALFLDPLYFYFPITGDKACMQTDIVLGVFVTFSRTIADLFFLFHMVLKFRTAFVSPLSSVYGRKDLVTDPRQIASRYLRSDFAIDLFATLPLPQIVIWFVIPAVKDSTAAHVNHTLSLIVLIQFIPRLFQIFPLQRRILKTSGLIAKTALAGALYNLGSYMLASHVLGASWYVSSIQRQYECWIITCKKEMNRTHSPSCNPSFLDCGTLADHERQAWFKRTRVLTACDALNDKNEFQFGMFADAFTDHVSSSRFFQKYFYCLWWGLKNLSSYGQNLQTSTYSGETLFSSFICIAGLILFAHLIGNMQNYLQSSTAKVEEWRLKQKDTEEWMNHRQLPPELQQRVRRFVQYKWLATRGVDEEAILRALPLDLRRQIQRHLCLDIVRRVPFFGQMDDQLLDAICERLVSSLNTKDTYIVREGDPVREMLFIIRGQVESSTTDGGRTGFFNSITLRPGDFCGEELLTWALMPSSTLNLPSSTQTVKTLTEVEAFALRAEDLKFVASQFKRLHSKKLQHAFRYYSHQWRAWGAHFIQAAWRRHRKRKLAMELLKENLYYTNVVEDDDDEEGSAGESSMAGHTQNFGATFLASKFAANTKKGAIKKVAIKLPDADSLKMPKMFKPTEPDFSTFHD; encoded by the exons ATGAGCAGCGATTTGTACCGATTCGCAGTATCATCCCACTTCAGTAGTTTTCCAAAATCGTTCTCCCTCCGTAAGAAAGTTCCATGGTGGTACCAGATCCTGGACCCGCGGTCGAGGTTCGTGGCGCGATGGAACCGCACGTTCCTCTACGTGTGCATCGTGGCTCTCTTCCTGGACCCTCTCTACTTCTACTTCCCCATCACCGGGGACAAGGCCTGCATGCAGACCGACATTGTCCTCGGCGTCTTCGTCACGTTCTCCCGCACCATCGCTGacctcttcttcctcttccacaTGGTCCTCAAGTTCCGGACAGCTTTTGTCTCTCCCCTCTCCAGCGTCTACGGCCGCAAGGACCTCGTCACCGATCCTCGCCAGATCGCTTCGCGCTACCTCCGCTCCGATTTCGCCATTGATCTCTTCGCCACCCTTCCTCTGCCTCAG ATAGTGATCTGGTTCGTGATTCCGGCAGTGAAAGATTCAACGGCGGCTCATGTAAATCATACCCTGTCCTTGATTGTTCTCATTCAGTTTATTCCTCGGTTGTTCCAGATTTTTCCTCTGCAACGGAGAATCTTGAAGACTAGTGGGCTTATTGCCAAAACTGCCTTGGCAGGGGCCTTATACAATCTTGGATCCTACATGCTAGCCAGCCAT GTTTTAGGAGCTTCGTGGTACGTGTCATCGATTCAGCGGCAGTACGAGTGTTGGATAATAACATGCAAGAAGGAGATGAACAGAACGCACTCTCCATCATGTAACCCTTCCTTTCTCGACTGTGGCACCCTCGCCGACCATGAAAGGCAAGCTTGGTTCAAACGCACCAGAGTTCTCACCGCATGCGATGCCCTCAATGATAAAAACGAGTTTCAGTTTGGAATGTTCGCTGATGCTTTCACTGATCACGTCTCCTCATCAAGATTCTTCCAGAAATACTTTTACTGCCTCTGGTGGGGTTTGAAGAATTTAAG TTCGTATGGACAAAATCTTCAGACAAGCACTTACAGTGGTGAaacattgttttcaagtttCATATGCATCGCAGGTCTAATCCTGTTTGCGCATCTCATTGGTAACATGCag AATTATCTGCAATCTTCAACTGCAAAAGTTGAAGAGTGGAGACTTAAACAGAAAGATACAGAAGAGTGGATGAATCACCGGCAACTTCCACCAGAACTGCAACAACGTGTTCGACGGTTCGTTCAATATAAATGGCTTGCCACCAGAGGAGTGGACGAAGAAGCCATTTTGCGCGCTTTGCCTTTGGACCTTCGCCGCCAGATTCAGAGGCATCTCTGTCTCGACATTGTTCGCCGA GTTCCATTTTTTGGCCAAATGGATGACCAGCTTCTAGATGCAATATGCGAACGTCTTGTGTCATCGTTAAACACAAAAGACACATACATCGTTCGCGAAGGCGATCCGGTGAGAGAAATGCTCTTCATCATCAGAGGGCAAGTAGAGAGTTCCACAACCGATGGTGGAAGAACAGGTTTCTTCAACTCCATCACCCTCAGGCCCGGCGACTTTTGCGGCGAAGAATTGCTAACATGGGCCTTGATGCCCTCTTCAACTCTCAATCTCCCATCTTCCACTCAGACAGTGAAGACCCTCACCGAAGTGGAAGCATTTGCCTTAAGAGCCGAAGACCTCAAATTCGTGGCGAGCCAGTTCAAGCGCCTACACAGCAAGAAATTGCAACACGCTTTTAG GTACTATTCGCATCAGTGGAGGGCTTGGGGGGCACATTTTATACAAGCTGCGTGGAGACGGCACCGCAAGAGGAAATTGGCGATGGAGTTGTTGAAGGAGAACTTGTACTACACGAATGTGgtggaagatgatgatgatgaagaaggtAGTGCAGGAGAGAGTTCAATGGCGGGGCATACTCAGAATTTTGGGGCCACATTTTTGGCTTCGAAATTTGCTGCAAACACTAAGAAAGGGGCAATTAAAAAGGTGGCTATTAAACTTCCTGATGCTGATAGTTTGAAGATGCCCAAGATGTTCAAACCCACGGAACCTGATTTCTCAACATTCCATGATTAG
- the LOC114416461 gene encoding protein DSS1 HOMOLOG ON CHROMOSOME V-like, giving the protein MATEPKAAADDVKIDLFEDDDEFEEFEINEEWDDKEEGKEVTQQWEDDWDDDDVSDDFSLQLRRELESNTEKN; this is encoded by the exons ATGGCCACCGAACCAAAAGCAGCCGCCGATGACGTCAAGATCGATCTCTTCGAAGACGACGACGAGTTCGAAGAGTTCGAAATCAATGAAG AGTGGGATGACAAGGAAGAAGGGAAGGAAGTGACTCAACAGTGGGAGGATGATtgggatgatgatgatgttagtGATGATTTTTCTCTCCAGTTGAGAAGGGAGTTGGAGAGCAACACCGAGAAGAACTAA
- the LOC114416464 gene encoding aldehyde dehydrogenase family 2 member B4, mitochondrial-like — MATRRLSLLLSRSLSSTSFQAASLLHSLGRNSGKWGNFNRFSTAAAVEDLITPQVPITYTKHLINGQFVDAASGKTFPTYDPRTGEVIAQVAEGDAEDINRAVSAARKAFDEGPWPKLTAYERCKIILRFADLVEKHGDELAALETWNNGKPYEQSATAELPTFVRLFRYYAGWADKIHGLTVPADGNYHVETLHEPIGVAGQIIPWNFPLLMFAWKVGPALACGNTVILKTAEQTPLTALYVAKLFHEAGLPPGVLNVVSGYGPTAGAALASHMDVDKLAFTGSTETGKVVLGLAAQSNLKPVTLELGGKSPFIVCEDADVDQAVELAHFALFFNQGQCCCAGSRTFVHEHIYDEFLEKAKARALKRVVGDPFKKGVEQGPQIDVEQFQKVLRYIKSGIESKATLECGGDQIGSKGFFVQPTVFSNVQDDMLIAKDEIFGPVQTILKFKDIDEVIRRSNATHYGLAAGVFTKNVHTANTLMRALRVGTVWINCFDVFDAAIPFGGYKMSGIGREKGIYSLNNYLQVKAVVSPVKKPAWL, encoded by the exons ATGGCAACTCGAAGACTTTCATTGCTCCTCTCTCGCTCTCTATCTTCCACTTCTTTTCAAGCTGCTTCTCTACTTCACTCACTAG GGAGAAACTCTGGCAAGTGGGGAAACTTTAACAGATTCAGCACTGCAGCAGCAGTTGAGGATTTAATCACTCCACAAGTTCCAATAACATACACTAAGCATCTGATAAATGGACAATTTGTGGATGCTGCTTCAG GGAAAACTTTTCCAACATATGACCCACGCACAGGAGAAGTGATTGCTCAAGTTGCTGAAGGTGATGCAGAAGATATCAACCGTGCAGTATCGGCAGCTCGCAAGGCCTTTGATGAAGGACCTTGGCCAAAATTGACTGCTTAT GAAAGATGCAAGATAATACTGCGCTTTGCTGATTTGGTTGAGAAACACGGTGATGAACTTGCAGCTCTGGAGACATGGAACAATGGAAAGCCTTATGAACAGTCTGCCACTGCTGAATTACCAACGTTTGTGCGTTTGTTTCGTTACTATGCTG GTTGGGCAGATAAAATCCATGGTCTGACAGTGCCTGCTGATGGAAATTATCATGTGGAGACATTGCATGAACCAATTGGTGTTGCAGGACAAATCATACCTTGGAACTTTCCTCTCCTCATGTTTGCTTGGAAAGTTGGACCAGCTCTTGCATGTGGAAATACTGTCATCCTTAAGACTGCTGAACAAACACCTTTAACAGCTCTCTATGTAGCAAAACTTTTTCATGAG GCTGGTCTTCCACCAGGTGTTTTGAATGTAGTTTCTGGCTATGGTCCAACTGCTGGTGCAGCTCTAGCAAGTCATATGGATGTTGACAAG CTAGCATTCACTGGATCTACCGAGACTGGAAAAGTTGTGCTTGGATTGGCTGCGCAAAGCAATTTGAAGCCTGTGACATTGGAACTTGGAGGGAAATCACCTTTCATAGTGTGTGAGGATGCTGATGTTGACCAGGCTGTAGAACTTGCGCACTTTGCTTTGTTCTTTAATCAG GGGCAATGTTGCTGTGCTGGGTCTCGTACCTTTGTACATGAGCATATCTATGATGAGTTCTTGGAGAAAGCAAAGGCTCGTGCTTTGAAACGTGTTGTTGGGGATCCCTTCAAAAAGGGTGTCGAACAAGGACCTCAG ATTGATGTGGAACAATTCCAGAAGGTCCTTAGGTACATAAAGTCCGGTATTGAAAGCAAGGCCACCCTTGAATGTGGGGGTGACCAAATTGGCTCAAAGGGCTTCTTTGTCCAGCCCACTGTCTTCTCAAATGTTCAG GATGACATGTTGATAGCAAAAGATGAAATATTTGGCCCTGTACAAACCATCTTGAAGTTCAA GGACATCGATGAAGTAATTCGAAGGTCAAACGCAACGCACTATGGTCTAGCTGCAGGAGTTTTCACTAAGAATGTGCACACAGCCAACACTTTGATGCGAGCACTGAGGGTTGGAACAGTATGGATCAATTGCTTTGATGTTTTTGATGCTGCAATTCCCTTTGGAGGGTACAAAATGAGCGGCATAGGCAGGGAGAAGGGTATCTACAGTCTCAACAATTACCTGCAAGTGAAAGCTGTGGTTTCACCAGTGAAGAAACCTGCATGGTTGTGA